TCAAAGAGGATCCTGAACGTCGCTTTGTCGTTGTATCTGCCCCAGGAAAGCGAAATGAACAAGATACCAAGGTCACAGATGCCTTAATCCGCTACTACCGAGACTATGTCGAAGAAAATGATGTCACTTCTCACCAAGAATGGATTATCGAGCGCTATAGCGACATGGTCAAGGAATTAAACCTCAAACCAAGTATCATCGAAAAAATTTCCAAAAGCATTCTAAAATTAGCAACCTTGCCAATCGAGGATAACGACTTTCTTTATGACGCCTTTCTAGCCGCTGGGGAAAATAACAATGCAAAGTTGATTGCTGCCTATTTTAACCAAAATGGCATCGCAGCCCGTTATGTTCATCCAAAAGAAGCGGGAATGATTGTTTCAAGCGAGCCTGGAAATGCACAAATTCTCCCAGGAAGTTACGATAAAATCGAAGAACTGGCCAATGCACAAGAGGTCTTGGTAATCCCTGGATTTTTTGGTGTAACACAAGATGGACAAATCTGCACCTTTTCTCGTGGAGGATCCGATATCACTGGTTCAATCATTGCTGCTGGTGTCAAAGCGGATCTCTACGAAAACTTTACAGATGTAGATGGTATCTTTGCTGCTCATCCAGGAATTATTGCTCATCCGCATTCCATCCCTGAGTTAACTTATCGCGAAATGCGGGAATTGGCTTATGCTGGTTTTTCCGTTCTCCACGATGAAGCACTCATCCCAGCCTATCGCGGAAAGATTCCTTTGGTGATTAAAAATACCAACAACCCTAGTCATCCAGGGACCCGAATCGTTTTGCAGCACACGACACAGGCTTTACCAGTCGTTGGTATTGCAGCTGATTCACACTTCACCAGTATCAATATGTCCAAATACTTGATGAACCGTGAAGTTGGATTTGGTCGTAAGGTTCTACAAATTCTTGAAGATCTCAATATTCGCTGGGAACATATGCCAACAGGAATTGATGATCTCTCCTTGATTCTGCGTGATCGAGAACTTACTCCAATCAAAGAAGAAGAAATTCTTCGCCAATTACGACAAAAACTAGAAGTGGACCACGCTGAAATTGAACACGGCTTGTCCATCATTATGATTGTAGGTGAAAATATGAAGAGCCATGTCGGACTAACAGCCACCGCAACCAAGGCTTTGTCTGACCACCAAATCAATATCCAAATGATTTCTCAAGGCTCCAGCGAAGTCTCTATTATGATTGTCATCAATTCTGAACAGGAAAAAGCAGCTATCAAAGCCCTTTATCAGGCCTTCTTTTCTGAAGTTCATTGACAGATAGATACAATGGCATAAGAGTCTGCTTTTGATTTTTTGAAATTCTTTATTATCGAATCTTAAAGTTGATGAATGATACACAAAAAACGAACAAAACAGGATTCTGTGAATTAGAAAACTAGTTTTGGTCGTTTTTATATTTAGGGGTGGATTTTTTATGGGAGTGGGGCAGACCAAGATAAGCGCGACGCACTCATCCTGGCTTGTCTCAGCTTTTTTCTATCTTCTACTGTATAGATTGACGACAAGGCTATAAGCGATTTCGTTTTCCAATTTCGTTGATCGTATTGTTGAACAACGGCATTCAATTTTCGTTCTAAGATAGCCTCTAAAAAATTACCATCTCCAGCAGAAGGTTCTAAAAAAGTCGCATGGATATTTTCACACACTTCTTTTACACCAGGTGTATCTAACATTTTTTGAACCATCCATGAAGGGGTAAAGACCTCACCGTGCTTTTGAACACGATGTTTTGACTTAATTAAGTGTTCTTTCAAAGCCTACTCCTTAGTTACTCTATATCTAAAAACTATTATATCATGATTTTGACACCTTGAAAGCATAAAACCTCATTTCTTCTGCCCTATTCAAGAACGTCTAGTGCACGATGGCAAAAAGGACATAGCAAGACTCCAAATATTCTTCCAACAATTCTTTAAAAAGCTGGACTTAAGCTTAATTTGAAAAAAGTATATTTAAAGTATCCCCCAGAATTCTCTGACCAGCAGTTCAGAATTCCCTCTCTCACTAGAAATATTTATGAGAATTTTTCTCCCATCTCAAGAGTGAGTCTTTCCTATTATTGCCACCAAATGTAAAAAAGATTGAATCCAACAAGCGAAAGAATATATTGAATGGTATAACTGCAATAGATCTCAGGAAAAATGAAAAGGCATG
The window above is part of the Streptococcus himalayensis genome. Proteins encoded here:
- a CDS encoding aspartate kinase — protein: MKVVKFGGSSLASATQLEKVLQIVKEDPERRFVVVSAPGKRNEQDTKVTDALIRYYRDYVEENDVTSHQEWIIERYSDMVKELNLKPSIIEKISKSILKLATLPIEDNDFLYDAFLAAGENNNAKLIAAYFNQNGIAARYVHPKEAGMIVSSEPGNAQILPGSYDKIEELANAQEVLVIPGFFGVTQDGQICTFSRGGSDITGSIIAAGVKADLYENFTDVDGIFAAHPGIIAHPHSIPELTYREMRELAYAGFSVLHDEALIPAYRGKIPLVIKNTNNPSHPGTRIVLQHTTQALPVVGIAADSHFTSINMSKYLMNREVGFGRKVLQILEDLNIRWEHMPTGIDDLSLILRDRELTPIKEEEILRQLRQKLEVDHAEIEHGLSIIMIVGENMKSHVGLTATATKALSDHQINIQMISQGSSEVSIMIVINSEQEKAAIKALYQAFFSEVH